Below is a genomic region from Xanthocytophaga agilis.
TTTTTGTAAAACAGTACTAAGGCCATCAGAATGCTCTGCTGCAAGGTATAATATATGGCATGTCTTCTCAACTTCGCTAGCATTTTTAAATAGCTTAACTGTTATCTTTCTGCTGCTTGTAGTACGAGCAGTAGCCATTTTTTTCAATTCTATTTCCATTTCCGTGTTTCCCAAGACTCCGATTACAATATTATTATTGTTATAAGTGTCAGGCCACTGAATTTCTTTAATAAAGTTATAAATATAGATACTATGTACCCGATAAATTACTTCTCCCGGTCCATCTTGTCTGGTAATAGTGACAGGGGGAACAAGAGAGTATAGCAAAATTGATATGTT
It encodes:
- a CDS encoding YfiR family protein; this translates as MKTILLNISILLYSLVPPVTITRQDGPGEVIYRVHSIYIYNFIKEIQWPDTYNNNNIVIGVLGNTEMEIELKKMATARTTSSRKITVKLFKNASEVEKTCHILYLAAEHSDGLSTVLQKVKGSSMLVITNKDGAAKFGSLINFVSEGGKPRFEMNLSAFEKSHLKYTQQLKTVAITVN